Proteins from one Prevotella sp. E2-28 genomic window:
- a CDS encoding carboxylesterase/lipase family protein → MKKCLSLLVLGLFVLITEAQGQPLLKTHVETGDVEGIVDGDLAVFKAIPYAAPPVGDLRWKAPQPAKSWEGVRVCDTFGPLPPQPTRPGRTADMMSEDCLYLGIATPAKSVTDQLPVMVWIHGGGFQTEWYGGDLWTSLARRGVVIVSIEYRTGALGFMAHPELSKESPDGHSGNYGLLDQIYALQWVQRNIKNFGGDPSKVTIFGESAGAISCSMLCASPLTKGLFRAVISHSGGSFAPWSDQPRSLGLDASQKGAEQQGLAFQKHLKKKNIKQMRKMDAMALCDGNVGFAGFWPCVDGYVICDDQYRLYERGEYNDVPVIVMTNSDEGALFAPGNIKAEDYKKTVSNIFGNWANEALKYYPGNTDDEAWHGFGDAFRDMGFAWPSYAWVSLQTKTGKSGAYAAYLAQPSTRSFSQDSRRKGVAHADDIMYLNNEFISHADQYPHEAAVAEMLQQYWVNFAKTGNPNGKGLPYWPTFDDSKPTTMQFSNGASLIMVPNREQINFVDRFYKAKREETENQRK, encoded by the coding sequence ATGAAAAAGTGTCTATCATTATTGGTCTTAGGACTATTTGTTTTAATAACAGAAGCGCAAGGACAACCATTACTGAAAACACACGTGGAAACAGGCGATGTAGAAGGAATCGTTGACGGTGACTTAGCTGTATTTAAGGCTATTCCCTATGCTGCACCACCTGTAGGCGACCTGCGTTGGAAGGCGCCACAGCCTGCTAAATCATGGGAGGGTGTCAGGGTGTGCGACACATTTGGCCCTTTACCCCCACAGCCCACTCGTCCTGGCAGAACGGCCGACATGATGAGTGAGGACTGTTTATATCTAGGCATCGCTACGCCTGCGAAATCCGTTACAGACCAGCTACCTGTGATGGTATGGATTCATGGCGGCGGCTTCCAAACGGAATGGTATGGTGGCGACCTCTGGACAAGTCTTGCCCGTCGTGGTGTAGTCATCGTCAGCATTGAATATCGTACTGGAGCACTGGGCTTTATGGCCCATCCTGAACTCAGCAAAGAGTCACCTGATGGACATTCCGGAAACTATGGTTTGCTAGATCAAATATACGCCCTACAATGGGTGCAGCGCAACATCAAGAACTTTGGTGGTGATCCTTCGAAGGTAACAATCTTTGGCGAATCGGCTGGTGCTATCAGTTGTAGTATGCTATGTGCATCACCTTTAACCAAAGGGCTCTTCCGTGCCGTTATTAGTCATAGCGGTGGTTCGTTTGCCCCATGGAGTGATCAGCCGCGTAGTTTAGGACTTGATGCCTCACAGAAAGGTGCTGAGCAACAGGGATTAGCTTTCCAAAAACACTTGAAGAAAAAGAACATCAAACAAATGCGTAAGATGGACGCGATGGCGCTCTGCGACGGCAATGTAGGATTCGCTGGTTTTTGGCCTTGTGTCGATGGCTATGTCATCTGCGATGACCAATACCGTCTCTACGAACGAGGCGAATATAATGATGTGCCCGTTATTGTGATGACTAACAGCGATGAAGGTGCCCTCTTTGCGCCTGGCAATATCAAGGCTGAGGATTATAAGAAGACGGTCAGCAATATCTTCGGTAACTGGGCCAATGAAGCCTTGAAATACTATCCTGGCAATACTGACGACGAAGCCTGGCATGGTTTTGGAGATGCCTTCCGCGATATGGGATTCGCATGGCCATCCTATGCATGGGTGAGTCTGCAAACTAAGACTGGCAAGAGTGGAGCCTATGCAGCCTATCTGGCCCAACCTTCTACACGTAGTTTCTCACAGGATTCGCGTCGCAAGGGCGTGGCTCATGCAGACGATATCATGTATTTGAACAATGAATTCATTTCTCATGCCGACCAATATCCCCATGAGGCAGCCGTTGCCGAGATGCTCCAACAGTATTGGGTAAACTTTGCAAAAACAGGTAATCCAAATGGAAAGGGACTGCCCTACTGGCCCACATTCGATGATAGCAAACCTACCACAATGCAATTCAGTAACGGTGCCTCACTCATAATGGTTCCCAATCGCGAGCAAATCAATTTCGTAGACCGTTTCTATAAAGCGAAGCGCGAAGAGACTGAGAATCAACGAAAGTAG
- a CDS encoding AAA family ATPase: protein MRFSEVIGQKEVQERLIQMVREERLPHAIMLCGPTGSGKMALAVAFASYLLGEDNAMVQKLEHPDLHFTYPTIKLPSMSSDHKPVSDDFAREWHELIMQGPYFTLDEWLTAIGAENQQAIITAGESDDLVRKLSLKSSQGGYKVSIIWLPERMNIECANKLLKLIEEPPSQTVFIMICEEPDKLLETIRSRVQRIDVKKIASEDIRQALIEKRGIDENSAQRISRLANGSWLKATEALMAGSENEQFLDLFIMLMRLAYQRKVRDLRRWSETMSGFGREKQKRFLIFFLRMLRENFMSNFQNSELTYMTQEEENFAKNFARFINEGNILPLYDLANRAIRDIGQNANSKIVFFDFALQMIVLLIQK from the coding sequence GTGAGGTTCAGTGAAGTCATAGGACAGAAAGAGGTGCAAGAGCGCCTGATACAGATGGTCAGAGAAGAGCGTCTGCCTCATGCCATTATGCTTTGCGGCCCTACAGGTAGTGGAAAGATGGCTTTAGCAGTAGCCTTTGCATCCTACTTATTAGGCGAAGACAATGCCATGGTGCAAAAACTAGAGCATCCAGACCTGCACTTCACCTACCCCACCATCAAACTGCCCTCAATGAGTAGTGACCATAAGCCTGTGAGCGATGACTTTGCGCGCGAATGGCACGAACTGATCATGCAGGGGCCTTATTTTACGCTGGACGAATGGCTGACTGCTATTGGAGCAGAAAATCAACAGGCTATCATTACAGCAGGAGAAAGCGATGACTTAGTACGCAAGCTATCACTCAAATCAAGTCAGGGTGGCTATAAAGTAAGCATTATTTGGCTACCTGAACGCATGAACATTGAATGCGCTAACAAACTGCTGAAGCTCATAGAAGAGCCTCCCTCGCAAACAGTGTTCATCATGATTTGCGAAGAGCCTGACAAACTGTTGGAGACCATCCGTAGTCGTGTACAGCGCATAGACGTCAAGAAGATTGCCAGCGAAGACATTCGACAGGCCCTCATTGAGAAAAGAGGGATTGACGAGAACTCGGCACAACGCATCAGCCGACTTGCTAACGGTTCATGGCTGAAGGCAACGGAAGCATTGATGGCCGGTTCGGAAAACGAGCAGTTTCTGGACCTCTTTATCATGTTGATGCGACTGGCTTACCAACGCAAGGTGCGCGACTTAAGGAGATGGAGTGAGACGATGAGCGGTTTTGGCCGAGAGAAGCAGAAACGTTTCCTGATATTCTTTCTACGAATGCTACGCGAGAATTTTATGAGCAACTTCCAAAATTCTGAATTGACATATATGACTCAGGAGGAGGAGAATTTTGCAAAGAATTTCGCCCGCTTTATCAATGAAGGAAATATTCTTCCACTCTATGACTTGGCCAATCGTGCTATCCGAGATATAGGACAAAACGCAAATTCGAAGATTGTATTCTTCGATTTTGCTCTACAAATGATTGTATTGCTTATTCAAAAATAA
- a CDS encoding regulatory iron-sulfur-containing complex subunit RicT, with the protein MEEKQRTYEIRTGCDRGLCRAAVGRQDRQLNTYDWLADVPGNMDTTDLVEVQFKHTRKGYYHNVNNLPLKKGDIVAVEASPGHDIGVVTLTGRLVNLQIKKANLKSADDIKRIYRLARQVDMDKYHEAKAREHETMIQSREIAKNLGLDMKIGDVEYQGDGQKAIFYYIADERVDFRQLIKDLAAAFHVRIEMKQIGARQEAGRIGGTGPCGRELCCATWMKNFVSVSTGAARYQDISLNPQKLAGMCAKLKCCLNYEVDDYMEAGKKLPNREIVLQTLDSDYFYFKADILAGLVTYSTDKRIAANLETITAERAKEIIEMNKRGQKPADLQPDEEKKKKQQENAPVDLLAGDDIHRFDKAKKKKKKKKPQKPKDESRNEPAQE; encoded by the coding sequence ATGGAAGAGAAACAAAGGACTTACGAAATACGAACAGGCTGTGACCGTGGACTCTGTAGAGCCGCCGTAGGACGACAGGACCGACAGTTGAATACCTACGACTGGCTGGCTGACGTTCCAGGCAATATGGACACAACCGACTTGGTGGAGGTGCAGTTCAAACACACCCGTAAGGGCTATTACCATAATGTGAACAATCTGCCCCTGAAAAAAGGCGATATAGTAGCAGTAGAAGCTAGCCCTGGTCATGATATCGGCGTGGTTACATTAACTGGCCGCCTCGTAAACTTGCAAATCAAGAAAGCCAACCTGAAAAGTGCTGATGATATCAAACGCATCTACCGACTGGCTCGTCAAGTTGACATGGACAAATACCACGAAGCAAAAGCCCGCGAACACGAGACCATGATTCAAAGCCGCGAGATAGCCAAGAATCTGGGATTGGACATGAAGATTGGCGACGTAGAGTATCAAGGCGATGGTCAGAAAGCCATTTTCTACTATATCGCTGACGAACGTGTGGACTTCCGCCAGTTGATTAAAGACTTGGCTGCTGCCTTTCATGTACGCATTGAGATGAAGCAAATTGGTGCCCGTCAGGAAGCTGGTCGCATTGGCGGTACTGGTCCCTGCGGACGTGAGCTTTGTTGTGCTACATGGATGAAGAACTTCGTGAGTGTCTCAACAGGTGCAGCCCGCTATCAGGATATCTCATTGAATCCACAGAAATTAGCAGGTATGTGTGCAAAACTGAAGTGCTGTCTAAACTACGAAGTAGATGACTACATGGAAGCAGGCAAAAAACTGCCCAATCGCGAAATCGTACTGCAGACACTCGACTCCGACTATTTCTATTTCAAAGCCGATATCCTTGCCGGTCTCGTTACCTACTCTACAGACAAGCGCATTGCCGCAAATCTGGAGACTATCACTGCAGAGCGCGCCAAGGAGATTATCGAGATGAACAAGCGAGGACAGAAGCCTGCCGATTTGCAGCCTGATGAGGAGAAAAAGAAGAAACAGCAGGAGAATGCACCCGTTGACTTGTTGGCTGGCGATGACATCCATCGTTTCGATAAGGCTAAGAAGAAAAAGAAGAAAAAGAAGCCACAAAAGCCCAAGGATGAATCAAGGAATGAGCCTGCGCAAGAATAG
- a CDS encoding DUF4980 domain-containing protein, with protein sequence MKKRCLLTLMIVLLTCMAFAQVKPIVLGDRHAMLKLTQDSRYLLLPVQETEDIASIAVLDNYNNMVQRINVKLSIDRVDYYVPFEIRGTALLDIEWQGDRRQKGAVGDFVCWKDMKYSNEFDTTNREKFRPAYHHTPLYGWMNDPNGMFYKDGVWHLYFQYNPYGSQWENMTWGHSTSKDLVHWEAQPAAIEMDWLGSIFSGSCVTNGNDVVAFYTSAGHHQTQSMAVSKDGGRTFEKYSGNPILTTSDIPDFRDPKAFWNEDAKVWNLILAAGQEMRIYSSKDLKEWTYESSFGKEYGNHSGVWECPDLFPLTQTTKQPNNQTTKKWVLLCNINPGGPFGGSATQYFIGQFDGKKFTCESMPKVTKWLDYGKDHYATVSFYNAPENRRVVLAWMSNWQYANQVPTKQYRSANSIPRDLGIFQYGEETYVSVVPSKEMLAVRGQKVKKPTETCEIVVDVKNQTEIILSNTKGEEVVMRYDTTKQTFKMDRTKSGDVSFSEAFPCETKAPTYGQIKQLRIFVDRCSIEAFDADGKMAMTNLVFPSEPYNTIKVNGGKATIYQIEN encoded by the coding sequence ATGAAGAAAAGATGCTTATTGACACTGATGATCGTGCTGCTGACCTGCATGGCCTTTGCACAGGTGAAGCCCATTGTGCTGGGTGATCGTCACGCCATGTTGAAATTGACGCAGGACTCCCGTTATCTACTGTTGCCTGTGCAGGAAACGGAGGATATCGCTTCTATTGCGGTGTTGGATAACTATAATAATATGGTGCAGCGCATCAATGTGAAGTTGTCTATAGATCGCGTGGACTATTATGTACCGTTCGAAATAAGAGGCACTGCTCTTCTTGATATAGAATGGCAGGGCGACCGCCGTCAGAAGGGTGCTGTAGGCGATTTCGTTTGCTGGAAGGATATGAAATATAGCAACGAGTTTGATACAACGAATCGCGAAAAATTCCGTCCGGCTTATCATCATACGCCACTGTATGGTTGGATGAATGATCCTAACGGGATGTTTTATAAAGATGGTGTGTGGCACCTTTATTTCCAGTATAATCCCTACGGTTCTCAGTGGGAGAACATGACGTGGGGTCACAGCACTTCGAAGGATCTTGTTCATTGGGAAGCACAGCCTGCAGCCATCGAGATGGATTGGTTGGGCAGTATCTTCAGTGGTTCGTGTGTGACGAATGGCAATGATGTGGTGGCTTTCTATACCTCTGCCGGTCATCATCAGACACAGTCGATGGCCGTATCGAAGGATGGTGGACGCACGTTTGAGAAGTATAGTGGTAATCCTATCCTGACAACCAGCGACATACCTGATTTCCGTGACCCAAAGGCTTTCTGGAACGAGGATGCGAAGGTGTGGAACCTTATTCTGGCTGCAGGACAGGAGATGCGCATCTACTCGTCGAAGGACTTGAAAGAGTGGACGTATGAGTCATCTTTTGGCAAAGAATACGGTAATCATAGTGGCGTGTGGGAGTGTCCCGACCTGTTCCCTCTTACCCAAACGACCAAACAACCAAACAACCAAACGACCAAGAAGTGGGTACTTCTGTGCAATATCAACCCTGGTGGACCGTTTGGTGGCAGTGCCACACAATATTTTATCGGACAGTTCGACGGCAAGAAATTCACTTGCGAGTCGATGCCGAAGGTGACAAAGTGGCTTGACTATGGCAAGGATCACTATGCTACAGTATCGTTCTATAATGCGCCAGAGAATAGAAGAGTGGTGCTGGCTTGGATGTCGAACTGGCAGTATGCCAATCAGGTGCCAACAAAGCAGTATCGCAGTGCCAACTCAATTCCCCGTGACCTAGGAATCTTCCAATATGGTGAGGAGACCTACGTGAGCGTAGTACCATCGAAGGAGATGCTGGCCGTGCGTGGTCAGAAGGTGAAGAAACCCACAGAGACCTGTGAGATTGTGGTTGACGTAAAGAATCAAACGGAGATTATCCTGTCGAATACGAAGGGTGAAGAGGTCGTGATGCGTTATGACACTACGAAACAGACGTTCAAAATGGACCGTACGAAGAGTGGTGACGTGAGTTTTAGCGAGGCTTTCCCCTGTGAGACCAAAGCTCCTACTTACGGACAGATCAAGCAGTTGCGCATCTTTGTTGACCGCTGTAGCATCGAGGCTTTTGATGCAGATGGCAAGATGGCGATGACGAATCTAGTATTCCCCTCAGAACCTTATAATACTATCAAGGTGAATGGTGGAAAAGCAACGATTTATCAAATTGAAAATTGA
- the metF gene encoding methylenetetrahydrofolate reductase [NAD(P)H]: MAVANLITKNSDEHQFSFEVLPPLKGTGTERLFADIEKLCELNPAFINITTHHSEFVYKELSDGRFERQRMRLRPGTVAVAAAIQQRFNVPVQPHVICSGASAEDIEYELLDLQFLGITDLLLLRGDKAKEDRVFTPTPGGYSHTTDLIRQVQRFNEGFFVNGEPIKNPGSKFDIGVACYPEKHEEAPNLEMDMLYLKEKQELGAQYAVTQLFYDNEKYFTFVEKARQMGITIPIIPGIKPLAKLNQLSVVPRTFHCDIPEALAKDIVKCKTDADAKQLGIEWTVQQCRELYAHGVNDIHFYTVGAVDSVVEIVKRLKE; encoded by the coding sequence ATGGCCGTAGCAAACCTGATAACCAAAAACAGCGACGAGCACCAGTTCTCGTTCGAGGTGCTGCCCCCACTGAAGGGGACAGGCACAGAGCGGTTGTTTGCCGACATTGAAAAGTTGTGCGAACTGAATCCCGCTTTCATTAATATTACCACGCATCATAGCGAGTTTGTATATAAGGAATTAAGCGATGGACGCTTCGAGCGTCAACGTATGCGTTTGCGTCCTGGTACTGTAGCCGTGGCCGCAGCCATCCAGCAGCGATTCAATGTGCCCGTACAGCCACATGTCATCTGTAGCGGAGCCTCTGCAGAGGACATAGAATACGAGTTGCTAGACCTGCAGTTCCTAGGTATTACCGACTTATTGTTACTTCGCGGTGACAAAGCGAAAGAAGATCGTGTGTTTACGCCAACACCAGGTGGCTACAGCCACACAACGGACTTGATTCGCCAGGTACAGCGTTTCAACGAGGGATTCTTTGTCAACGGCGAGCCCATCAAGAACCCTGGCTCTAAGTTCGATATTGGTGTAGCTTGCTATCCTGAGAAGCACGAGGAGGCGCCTAATTTGGAAATGGACATGCTCTATCTGAAAGAGAAACAGGAACTAGGGGCGCAATATGCTGTAACACAGCTTTTCTATGATAATGAGAAATACTTCACTTTCGTTGAAAAGGCTCGTCAGATGGGTATCACGATTCCAATCATTCCTGGCATTAAGCCACTCGCTAAGTTGAATCAGCTCAGCGTAGTACCTCGTACATTCCATTGTGACATTCCTGAGGCTTTGGCTAAGGATATAGTGAAATGTAAGACAGATGCCGACGCTAAACAGTTGGGCATAGAATGGACTGTACAACAGTGCCGCGAACTCTATGCACATGGTGTGAATGATATTCACTTCTACACCGTTGGAGCTGTAGATTCTGTGGTGGAGATTGTTAAAAGACTGAAAGAATAA
- a CDS encoding MFS transporter produces the protein MTKQNKSIYLIPVMLCFFCMGFVDLVGIASNYVKADLGLSDSVANVFPSLVFFWFLIFSVPTGMLMNKIGRKKTVLLSLVVTVVSLLLPLFGETFGVMLAAFSLLGIGNALMQTSLNPLVSTVMGGGNLASTLTFGQFVKAIASFSAPYLAMWGATKVILEFGLDWRVLFAIFFAVCILSTILLFVTPIDEPAIEGRPSTFVECFKLLGTPIVLLSFFGIMCHVGIDVGTNTTAPKILMERLGMTLNEAAFATSLYFIFRTIGCLTGSFFLRVLKMRTFFIISVVMMALSMCGLFFGTEQWMLYAAIALVGYGNSNVFSMCFATALESMSGKQNEVSGLMIMGLFGGTIFPLLMGFMSDAMGQAGAVLVMAIGVLYLFTYIKQLKTA, from the coding sequence ATGACTAAGCAAAACAAATCTATTTACCTGATTCCCGTGATGCTCTGCTTCTTCTGCATGGGCTTCGTCGACTTGGTGGGCATCGCCTCCAACTATGTAAAGGCCGATTTGGGTCTCTCTGACTCCGTGGCTAACGTGTTCCCCTCGCTGGTGTTCTTCTGGTTCCTCATCTTCAGCGTTCCGACGGGCATGCTGATGAACAAGATAGGCCGTAAGAAGACTGTACTGCTCTCACTGGTAGTGACCGTTGTATCACTGCTGCTACCTCTGTTTGGCGAAACTTTCGGCGTGATGTTGGCTGCTTTCTCGCTACTTGGTATCGGTAATGCTTTAATGCAGACATCTTTGAACCCCTTGGTGTCGACGGTAATGGGTGGCGGCAATCTGGCCTCAACGCTGACTTTCGGACAGTTTGTGAAGGCTATCGCCTCGTTCTCGGCACCTTACTTGGCTATGTGGGGCGCCACGAAGGTTATTCTAGAATTTGGACTCGACTGGCGTGTACTCTTTGCTATCTTCTTTGCGGTTTGCATATTATCCACCATTCTGCTGTTCGTTACACCGATTGATGAACCAGCCATAGAGGGAAGACCTTCCACTTTTGTGGAGTGCTTCAAACTGCTGGGCACACCTATCGTTCTGCTGTCGTTCTTTGGAATTATGTGTCATGTGGGCATTGATGTGGGTACGAATACCACAGCTCCGAAGATTCTGATGGAACGACTGGGAATGACGCTTAATGAAGCTGCCTTTGCCACAAGTCTATACTTTATTTTCCGTACCATTGGTTGTTTAACGGGTTCGTTCTTCCTCCGAGTGTTAAAGATGCGTACATTTTTTATTATTTCAGTGGTGATGATGGCCCTGTCAATGTGCGGTCTGTTCTTTGGCACAGAGCAGTGGATGCTCTACGCCGCTATCGCATTAGTAGGTTATGGCAACTCGAATGTCTTCTCTATGTGCTTCGCAACAGCCCTTGAGTCGATGTCAGGGAAACAGAACGAGGTTAGCGGACTGATGATTATGGGACTCTTTGGTGGTACCATCTTCCCACTCCTCATGGGCTTTATGAGTGATGCTATGGGACAGGCTGGAGCCGTACTGGTAATGGCCATCGGTGTACTTTATCTCTTTACGTATATCAAACAATTAAAAACCGCATAA
- a CDS encoding glycoside hydrolase family 32 protein, with the protein MKTKIFNMLNLGALCLFGILCVSCSDDDVTGDPAKDWTGTTTFFTPTDETVFGTYYTPAIGRCGDPMPFYDKKAGEFKVLYLQEYTNNMAYRFHPIWGVSTTDGCNYQSQGEILPVGTNDFQQDAALGTGCCYYSEQDGLYYIYYTGHNTNAKYTEAVMRATSPDFKTWTRDELWQLNGPDFGYSGVDFRDPQIFEAEDGLYHMVISTRPISGGDPKFAEFTSSDMKTWSHAGQFNMIWDRMLECPDIFKMGDYWYLVYSESYKASWSRKVKYMMATSWDALKACFSDPGANWPKDGKEGILDSRGFYAGKTASNGTDRYIWGWCPFRSGADIHEMNTNVGAGDGSEPNWSGALVCHKIIQHADGTLTVGEVPAMSGKYNQPQSLNVMASNGYSNGTLSGDDAYVLYNRLGTHNHISLTVTTSNNWDKFGISLVRGTDSNKYYTMVFNPENENWRKVNFEQEGSEGKGFVEGIDSYGFSRPSDNVYKIDIYTDNSVMVMYVNDNVCYTNRIYGVQKNCWSINNYGGSITVSDVKVSQY; encoded by the coding sequence ATGAAAACGAAGATATTTAATATGTTGAATCTTGGTGCTCTTTGCTTGTTCGGCATCCTCTGTGTATCATGTAGTGACGATGATGTTACTGGCGATCCCGCCAAAGACTGGACAGGAACGACCACGTTCTTCACTCCTACTGACGAGACAGTTTTTGGCACCTACTATACCCCTGCCATTGGACGCTGTGGTGACCCCATGCCGTTCTACGACAAGAAGGCTGGTGAGTTTAAGGTGCTCTACCTGCAGGAGTACACCAATAATATGGCCTATCGTTTCCACCCTATCTGGGGTGTGTCAACCACCGATGGCTGCAACTATCAATCGCAGGGCGAGATATTACCAGTAGGCACTAACGACTTCCAACAGGATGCTGCTCTGGGTACAGGTTGCTGCTACTATAGTGAGCAGGATGGTCTCTACTATATTTATTATACAGGCCACAATACCAACGCTAAATACACAGAGGCTGTGATGCGTGCAACATCACCAGACTTCAAAACCTGGACACGTGATGAACTGTGGCAGCTCAATGGCCCTGACTTTGGCTACTCTGGTGTTGACTTCCGTGACCCGCAGATTTTTGAGGCTGAGGATGGATTGTATCACATGGTCATCAGCACCCGTCCCATTAGTGGCGGCGATCCAAAGTTTGCAGAGTTCACTTCAAGCGACATGAAGACTTGGAGCCACGCAGGTCAGTTCAACATGATTTGGGACCGTATGCTTGAGTGTCCTGATATCTTTAAGATGGGCGATTACTGGTATCTAGTCTATAGTGAGAGCTACAAGGCATCTTGGAGCCGCAAGGTGAAGTATATGATGGCTACGTCGTGGGATGCACTGAAGGCTTGTTTCAGTGATCCGGGTGCCAACTGGCCGAAGGACGGTAAGGAGGGTATCCTCGACAGCCGTGGTTTCTATGCCGGCAAAACAGCTTCTAACGGTACTGATCGTTATATCTGGGGCTGGTGTCCCTTCCGCTCAGGTGCTGATATCCACGAGATGAATACCAACGTGGGGGCTGGTGATGGTAGCGAGCCCAACTGGAGTGGTGCATTGGTATGCCACAAGATCATCCAGCACGCTGATGGTACGCTCACCGTGGGAGAAGTGCCCGCAATGTCTGGCAAGTACAATCAGCCTCAGAGTCTCAATGTGATGGCCAGCAATGGCTACAGCAACGGAACACTCTCTGGCGACGATGCCTACGTACTCTACAACCGCTTAGGTACACATAACCATATCTCGCTGACTGTAACTACTTCTAATAATTGGGATAAGTTTGGTATTTCTCTGGTGCGTGGCACAGATTCCAATAAGTACTACACGATGGTCTTCAATCCTGAAAATGAGAACTGGCGTAAAGTGAACTTCGAACAGGAAGGTAGTGAAGGCAAGGGATTTGTAGAGGGTATCGACAGCTACGGCTTTTCTCGTCCGTCAGACAACGTCTATAAGATAGATATCTATACCGACAACAGTGTTATGGTGATGTATGTCAACGATAATGTTTGCTACACTAACCGCATCTATGGCGTCCAGAAGAATTGCTGGAGTATTAACAACTACGGTGGCTCGATAACAGTATCTGATGTGAAGGTTAGTCAGTATTAG
- a CDS encoding carbohydrate kinase, whose amino-acid sequence MNKRYVVGLGEVLWDVLPEGKKLGGAPANFAYHAGQFLGMDNTIAVSALGEDKLADETIEALKEHGLNYLLPRVNYPTGTVQVTLSGDGIPAYEIKENVAWDNIPYIPEIAEIARNCRAVCFGSLAQRYVTSWATIRQFLDNTPADCLKIFDINLRQQFYTKDVIEESLKRCNILKINDEELVVIKRMYGYDVLDMRGICEKMLAEYGLKMLVLTCGTNGSYVFAPGLTSFQETPKVKVADTVGAGDSFTGSFCAAILNGKPMEEAHKKAVEVSAFICTQNGAMPTLPDRLRD is encoded by the coding sequence ATGAATAAACGTTATGTAGTAGGACTCGGCGAAGTCCTGTGGGATGTACTTCCAGAAGGTAAGAAACTGGGTGGCGCACCCGCCAACTTCGCCTATCATGCCGGACAGTTCCTTGGTATGGACAATACCATTGCCGTGAGTGCACTCGGCGAGGACAAACTGGCCGACGAAACCATCGAGGCACTGAAGGAACATGGGCTGAACTATCTGCTTCCCCGCGTGAACTATCCTACAGGTACTGTTCAGGTGACACTCTCGGGTGACGGCATTCCCGCCTATGAGATCAAGGAAAACGTTGCATGGGACAACATTCCCTATATACCTGAGATTGCTGAGATAGCCCGTAACTGCCGTGCCGTCTGTTTCGGCTCCTTGGCTCAGCGATACGTGACGTCGTGGGCAACCATCCGTCAGTTCCTGGACAACACACCAGCCGATTGCCTGAAGATCTTCGATATTAACCTGCGCCAGCAGTTCTATACTAAGGATGTTATCGAAGAGTCGCTCAAACGCTGTAACATTCTGAAGATTAATGACGAGGAGTTGGTGGTCATCAAACGTATGTATGGTTACGATGTTTTAGATATGCGTGGCATCTGCGAAAAGATGCTGGCTGAGTATGGTTTGAAGATGTTGGTACTGACCTGTGGCACCAATGGCTCGTATGTCTTTGCACCGGGTCTGACATCATTCCAAGAGACACCCAAAGTGAAGGTGGCCGACACTGTGGGCGCTGGTGACTCCTTCACCGGTTCTTTCTGTGCTGCCATCCTCAACGGCAAACCTATGGAAGAAGCACACAAGAAAGCCGTCGAAGTCTCTGCCTTTATCTGCACCCAAAACGGTGCCATGCCCACGCTGCCCGACAGACTGCGTGACTGA
- a CDS encoding gliding motility lipoprotein GldH, which produces MNQGMSLRKNSIYAIIAVALALASCNRPTIYSHYESISTNGWIRSDKAEFDIISQEDGNYFQTLGLRATNNYPFTNLTLIVDQQVFPDATHSSDTINIQMTNQEGNFLGKGLRHLQYDIPLPSITLKEGDSVHISISHYMKREVLPGITDIGISLKKQTNN; this is translated from the coding sequence ATGAATCAAGGAATGAGCCTGCGCAAGAATAGCATCTATGCAATAATAGCGGTTGCACTGGCACTGGCCAGTTGCAACCGCCCAACAATTTATAGCCACTATGAAAGCATCAGTACAAATGGATGGATACGTAGTGACAAGGCTGAATTTGATATTATCAGTCAGGAAGACGGCAACTATTTTCAGACATTAGGACTAAGGGCAACCAACAACTACCCTTTCACAAACCTGACACTTATTGTTGACCAGCAGGTGTTTCCTGACGCCACGCATAGTTCAGACACCATCAACATCCAAATGACTAATCAGGAAGGCAACTTCTTAGGAAAAGGACTCAGGCACTTACAATACGACATACCCCTACCATCCATTACGCTAAAGGAAGGCGATTCCGTACATATCAGTATCAGCCATTACATGAAAAGAGAAGTGCTGCCTGGTATCACAGACATCGGTATCAGCTTAAAAAAGCAGACGAATAATTAG